The following proteins come from a genomic window of Gossypium raimondii isolate GPD5lz chromosome 5, ASM2569854v1, whole genome shotgun sequence:
- the LOC105770722 gene encoding DNA replication licensing factor MCM3 has protein sequence MELGAQDFADRKKDISQFLSQDIYQDEIKAMINHKRRRLIVNISDLHSFNNLATRILKNPSEYMQPFFDAVTEAAKSIDPKYLKEGEIVHVGFEGPFVSRRVTPRELLSEFIGSMVCVVGIVTKCSLVRPKVVKSVHFCPATENFTVREYRDITSNNGLPTGSVYPTRDENGNLLVTEYGLCQYKDHQTLSIQEVPENAAPGQLPRTVDALVEDDLVDSCKPGDRVAIVGIYKALPGKSKGSVNGVFRTVLIANNVSLLNKEANAPIYSPEDLKNIKKIAERDDTFDLLGNSLAPSIYGHSWIKKAVVLLMLGGVEKNLKNGTHLRGDINMMMVGDPSVAKSQLLRAIMNIAPLAISTTGRGSSGVGLTAAVTSDQETGERRLEAGAMVLGDRGVVCIDEFDKMNDQDRVAIHEVMEQQTVTIAKAGIHASLNARCSVVAAANPIYGTYDRSLTPTKNIGLPDSLLSRFDLLFIVLDQMDADIDRHISEHVLRMHRFRSAIDGGEAALDESSRYGREDEADTDSSVFVKYNRMLHGRKTERGRKRDTLTIKFLKKYIHYAKHRIQPELTDEASEQIATAYADLRNASSNAKTGGTLPITARTLETIIRLSTAHAKLKLSRKITKVDVEAGLKVLNFAIYHKELTEMEDREQEREREQQRKKRADRRGQTADAMEVDDPPLAQQATATGSVERIEAFKTIFGQHMRANHKETVSIAEVEDIVNVGADIHYSRVEIMSILEKLQDENILMIAGETVHMIV, from the exons atggagttgGGAGCTCAAGATTTTGCTGATAGGAAGAAAGATATCAGCCAATTCCTGTCTCAAGAT ATTTACCAAGATGAAATCAAGGCAATGATAAATCACAAGCGTCGCCGTCTCATCGTCAACATCTCCGATCTACACTCTTTTAACAACTTGGCTACTAG GATTCTGAAGAATCCGAGTGAATATATGCAACCATTTTTCGATGCGGTGACTGAAGCTGCTAAAAGTATTGACCCGAAGTACTTGAAAGAAGGAGAAATAGTTCATGTGGGATTTGAAGGTCCTTTTGTTTCTCGTCGCGTCACACCCAGAGAGCTCCTTTCCGAATTTATTGGCTCCATGGTCTGCGTCGTTGGCATTGTTACCAAAT GTTCTCTGGTAAGACCGAAGGTTGTTAAAAGTGTTCACTTTTGTCCTGCCACTGAAAACTTCACCGTTAGGGAATATCGAGACATCACCTCCAACAATGGTTTGCCAACCGGATCCGTGTATCCTACCAGG GATGAAAATGGAAACTTATTGGTGACTGAATATGGTTTGTGCCAATATAAAGATCACCAGACCTTGTCGATTCAAGAAGTACCTGAAAATGCTGCTCCTGGTCAGCTTCCTCGAACCGTTGATGCCTTAGTTGAGGATGACCTGGTTGATTCATGCAAGCCTGGAGATCGTGTGGCTATTGTAGGGATATATAAAGCTCTTCCAGGAAAAAGTAAGGGCAGTGTGAACGGTGTTTTCAG GACTGTTCTTATAGCTAATAATGTCTCTCTGCTCAACAAAGAGGCTAATGCACCTATCTACAGCCCAGAGGACCTgaaaaatattaagaagatAGCAGAGAGAGATGACACATTTGATTTGCTTGGTAACTCCCTTGCACCTTCAATATATGGGCATTCGTGGATAAAGAAAGCTGTGGTTTTACTGATGCTTGGTGGAGTGGAAAAGAATTTGAAGAATGGCACTCATTTAAGAGG GGACATTAACATGATGATGGTTGGAGATCCATCTGTTGCAAAATCCCAACTTTTAAGAGCAATCATGAACATTGCACCATTGGCTATTTCAACCACCGGTAGAGGTTCTTCCGGAGTTGGTTTGACAGCCGCTGTTACCTCCGACCAAGAAACTG GAGAAAGAAGACTGGAAGCAGGTGCCATGGTCCTTGGTGATAGAGGTGTTGTATGCATTGATGAGTTTGACAAGATGAATGATCAAGATCGTGTTGCGATACATGAAGTCATGGAGCAGCAGACTGTAACTATCGCCAAAGCTGGTATCCATGCATCATTGAATGCTCGGTGCAGTGTAGTGGCTGCTGCAAACCCTATATATGGAACT TATGATCGTTCGTTGACTCCAACAAAGAACATTGGACTTCCGGACTCTTTGCTTTCTCGTTTTGATCTGCTGTTTATTGTATTGGATCAAATGGATGCTGATATTGATCGTCACATCTCTGAGCATGTCTTGAGAATGCATCGGTTTCGCTCTGCTATTGATGGAG GTGAGGCAGCTCTTGATGAAAGTTCAAGATATGGAAGAGAAGATGAAGCTGACACCGACTCATCTGTTTTTGTCAAGTATAATCGAATGCTGCATGGGAGGAAGACCGAAAGAGGTCGGAAGCGTGATACTCTTACTATAAAGTTCCTCAAAAAGTATATTCATTACGCAAAGCATAGGATTCAACCTGAGTTAACTGATGAG GCTTCAGAACAAATTGCAACAGCTTATGCAGATCTCAGAAATGCCAGTTCAAATGCAAAG ACTGGTGGAACCCTTCCAATCACAGCTAGAACCTTGGAAACCATTATTCGTCTGTCAACTGCTCATGCAAAGTTGAAGTTAAGCAGAAAG ATTACGAAAGTTGATGTCGAAGCTGGTCTGAAAGTTctaaattttgctatttatcATAAAGAATTGACTGAGATGGAGGATCGCGAACAAGAACGGGAAAGAGAAcaacagagaaaaaaaagagctGACCGTCGAGG CCAAACTGCAGATGCTATGGAAGTAGATGATCCTCCACTAGCCCAGCAGGCCACTGCTACTGGTTCTGTCGAAAG AATAGAAgcttttaaaactatatttggTCAGCATATGCGTGCAAACCACAAGGAAACCGTATCTATTGCAGAAGTAGAGGATATTGTCAACGTAGGAGCTGACATCCATTACTCGAGGGTTGAGATCATGTCTATATTAGAG AAATTGCAAGATGAGAATATATTGATGATAGCTGGAGAAACCGTGCATATGATAGTTTAA
- the LOC105769300 gene encoding uncharacterized protein At4g18257, translating to MAKEEKKKRVVVESLGWLTESSIMPKFVGPGRTAGILDNDEHKHFVREVHEEVNQARERVSELKLRRQEQAAAHREKLRQAYLRKQVEKLKSASKTEQA from the exons ATGGcgaaggaagaaaaaaagaagagggtGGTGGTCGAATCCCTAGGATGGCTAACGGAATCTTCCATCATGCCCAAGTTCGTAGGGCCTGGAAGAACTGCTGGAATCCTTGACAATGATGAGCATAAGCATTTCGTAAG AGAAGTTCATGAAGAAGTCAATCAAGCAAGGGAGAGAGTGTCTGAACTAAAATTGCGAAGGCAAGAGCAAGCAGCAGCTCATCGTGAGAAACTCAGGCAGGCCTATCTTCGGAAACAAGTGGAGAAGTTGAAGTCTGCGTCAAAAACAGAACAGGCATGA
- the LOC105769299 gene encoding 60S ribosomal protein L18a isoform X2, with translation MQFHQYQVVGRALPTDSDEHPKIYRMKLWATNEVRAKSKFWYFLRKLKKVKKSNGQVLAINEIFEKNPTKIKNYGIWLRYQSRTGYHNMYKEYRDTTLNGAVEQMYTEMASRHRVRFPCIQIIKTATIPTKLCKRDNTKQFHNSKIKFPLMVKKVRPPTRKLKTTYKASRPNLFM, from the exons ATGCAGTTCCACCAGTATCAAGTTGTTGGGAGGGCTCTCCCAACGGACAGCGATGAGCATCCCAAGATTTACAGGATGAAGCTTTGGGCCACCAATGAGGTTCGGGCCAAGTCCAAGTTCTG GTACTTCCTGAGGAAGCTGAAGAAGGTTAAGAAGAGCAATGGCCAGGTCCTTGCCATCAATGAG ATTTTTGAAAAGAATCCAACCAAGATAAAGAATTATGGTATTTGGCTTCGCTATCAAAGCCGTACCGGTTATCACAACATGTACAAGGAGTACCGTGACACTACTTTGAATGGAGCTGTTGAACAGATGTACACTGAGATGGCTTCTCGGCACAGAGTCAGGTTCCCTTGCATTCAGATTATCAAGACTGCAACCATCCCAACTAAGCTATGCAAGAGGGACAACACCAAGCAGTTCCACAACTCTAAAATCAAGTTCCCCTTGATGGTCAAGAAGGTGAGGCCACCTACCAGGAAGCTGAAGACAACCTATAAGGCATCAAGGCCCAACCTGTTTATGTAA
- the LOC105769297 gene encoding cytochrome P450 710A1-like, which yields MVACFSFLFPLAPFFVTFLFLILFLEQISYLRKKRNVPGPNIVLPFLGNAISLVTKPTKFWEVQADLATSLGFSVNYIIGCFIVFIRSTELSHYIFANVRPDAFLLVGHPFGKKLFGEHNMIYMFGQDHKDLRRQIAPNFTPRALSTYTALQQIIILQHLKSWERLSSESPGKPISLRLLARDMNLETSQTVFVGRYLSHEARDKFRDDYNLFNTGLMKLPFDLPGFAFRNARLAVEQLVETLGDCATQSKKRMSEGDEPSCLIDFWMQETVREIAESKTAPPRSSDVEIGSYLFDFLFAAQDASTSSLLWAVTLLDSHPDVLRRVREEVSRIWSPESDTLISAEQLREMKYTQAVAREVIRYRPPATLVPHIAMKDFPLTESYTIPKGTIVFPSVYESSFQGFTEADRFEPERFSEDRQEEVIFKRNYLAFGAGPHQCVGQRYALNHLVLFIAMFVTVLDFKRHRTEGCDEIMYCPTISPKDGCRVSLSRRCSRYPNLSLN from the coding sequence ATGGTcgcttgtttttcttttcttttccctcttgCTCCATTTTTTGTCACCTTTTTGTTTCTTATCCTTTTCCTGGAACAGATCTCTTACTTGCGCAAAAAGCGAAATGTCCCTGGCCCCAACATCGTCTTGCCTTTCTTGGGCAACGCCATTTCATTAGTCACAAAACCCACAAAGTTCTGGGAAGTTCAAGCTGATTTGGCTACTTCTCTTGGATTTTCTGTTAATTATATCATTGGTTGCTTCATTGTCTTTATCCGAAGCACCGAACTTTCCCACTATATCTTCGCCAACGTCCGACCCGATGCTTTTTTACTTGTGGGACACCCTTTCGGTAAAAAGCTTTTCGGTGAACATAACATGATTTATATGTTCGGACAAGATCACAAAGATCTTCGCCGTCAAATCGCTCCTAACTTCACTCCTAGGGCTCTCTCTACCTATACTGCATTGCAACAGATTATCATTCTCCAACACTTAAAGTCATGGGAGCGTCTTTCCTCGGAATCGCCGGGGAAGCCGATTTCTCTCCGCCTTTTAGCTCGCGACATGAATCTCGAAACCTCTCAAACTGTTTTTGTGGGCAGGTATTTGTCTCATGAAGCTCGGGACAAGTTTAGAGACGATTATAATCTATTCAATACAGGTTTAATGAAGCTCCCGTTTGATCTCCCCGGTTTTGCGTTTCGAAACGCCAGGCTGGCCGTTGAGCAATTAGTCGAAACCCTTGGTGATTGTGCTACTCAAAGTAAAAAGAGGATGTCTGAAGGAGACGAGCCTTCTTGTTTAATCGATTTTTGGATGCAAGAAACTGTTAGAGAAATAGCGGAGTCCAAAACGGCGCCACCTCGCTCTAGCGACGTAGAAATCGGCAGTTACCTCTTTGATTTTCTCTTCGCCGCTCAAGACGCCTCCACTTCGTCGCTCCTCTGGGCGGTGACCCTCCTCGACTCTCATCCCGATGTTCTCCGTAGAGTTCGGGAGGAAGTATCAAGGATTTGGTCGCCGGAGTCGGATACTTTAATAAGCGCAGAGCAACTGAGGGAAATGAAGTACACTCAAGCAGTGGCGCGTGAGGTTATAAGATATCGGCCCCCGGCGACGCTAGTACCACACATTGCAATGAAGGATTTCCCGTTGACCGAGTCATACACAATTCCCAAGGGCACGATCGTGTTCCCCTCGGTTTACGAATCATCCTTCCAAGGGTTCACGGAGGCGGACCGGTTCGAACCGGAGCGATTCTCGGAGGATAGGCAAGAGGAGGTGATTTTCAAACGAAACTACCTGGCATTCGGTGCTGGGCCCCACCAGTGCGTGGGCCAAAGGTACGCCTTGAATCATCTGGTGCTTTTCATTGCCATGTTCGTCACGGTGCTCGATTTCAAGCGACACCGAACCGAGGGCTGTGATGAAATCATGTATTGCCCGACCATCAGTCCCAAAGACGGCTGCCGCGTCTCCTTATCTCGGAGGTGCTCGCGTTATCCCAATCTCTCTCTTAATTGA
- the LOC105769299 gene encoding 60S ribosomal protein L18a isoform X1 — MVTFRFHQYQVVGRALPTDSDEHPKIYRMKLWATNEVRAKSKFWYFLRKLKKVKKSNGQVLAINEIFEKNPTKIKNYGIWLRYQSRTGYHNMYKEYRDTTLNGAVEQMYTEMASRHRVRFPCIQIIKTATIPTKLCKRDNTKQFHNSKIKFPLMVKKVRPPTRKLKTTYKASRPNLFM; from the exons ATGGTCACTTTCCGG TTCCACCAGTATCAAGTTGTTGGGAGGGCTCTCCCAACGGACAGCGATGAGCATCCCAAGATTTACAGGATGAAGCTTTGGGCCACCAATGAGGTTCGGGCCAAGTCCAAGTTCTG GTACTTCCTGAGGAAGCTGAAGAAGGTTAAGAAGAGCAATGGCCAGGTCCTTGCCATCAATGAG ATTTTTGAAAAGAATCCAACCAAGATAAAGAATTATGGTATTTGGCTTCGCTATCAAAGCCGTACCGGTTATCACAACATGTACAAGGAGTACCGTGACACTACTTTGAATGGAGCTGTTGAACAGATGTACACTGAGATGGCTTCTCGGCACAGAGTCAGGTTCCCTTGCATTCAGATTATCAAGACTGCAACCATCCCAACTAAGCTATGCAAGAGGGACAACACCAAGCAGTTCCACAACTCTAAAATCAAGTTCCCCTTGATGGTCAAGAAGGTGAGGCCACCTACCAGGAAGCTGAAGACAACCTATAAGGCATCAAGGCCCAACCTGTTTATGTAA
- the LOC105769298 gene encoding LOW QUALITY PROTEIN: cytochrome P450 710A1-like (The sequence of the model RefSeq protein was modified relative to this genomic sequence to represent the inferred CDS: inserted 2 bases in 1 codon): MVSYLSFLSPFAPFFVTFLLLFLFVEQISYLRKKRNVPGPNIILPFLGNAISLITKPTSFWEVQADLAASLGFSVNYIIGRFIVFIRNTELSHLIFANVRPDAFLLVGHPFGKKLFGEHNMIYMFGQDHKDLRRQIAPNFTPRALSTYTALQQIIILQHLRSWERLSSESPGKPISLRLLARDMNLETSQTVFVGRYLSHEARDKFRDDYNLFNLSLMKLRLISRFAFXNARLAVERLVETLGDCATQSKKRMSEGDEPSCLIDFWMQETVREIAESKTAPPRSSDVEIGSYLFDFLFAAQDASTSSLLWAVTLLDSHPDVLRRVREEVLRIWSPESNTLISAEQLREMKYLQAVAREVIKYRPPATLVPHIAMKDFPLTESYTIPKGTIVFPSVYESSFQGFTEADRFEPERFSEDRQEEVIFKRNYLAFGAGPHQCMGQRYALNHLVLFIAMFVTVLDFKRHRTDSCDEILYCPTICPKDGCSVFLSQRCPRYPNLTLN; encoded by the exons ATGGTCTCTTATTTATCCTTTCTTTCGCCTTTCGCTCCATTTTTTGTCAcctttttgcttctttttcttttcgtagAGCAAATCTCGTACTTGCGTAAAAAGCGAAATGTCCCTGGCCCCAATATCATCCTGCCTTTTTTGGGCAACGCCATTTCATTAATCACAAAACCAACAAGCTTCTGGGAAGTTCAAGCTGATTTGGCTGCTTCTCTTGGATTTTCTGTTAATTATATCATCGGTCGCTTCATCGTCTTTATCCGAAACACCGAGCTTTCCCACCTTATCTTCGCTAACGTCCGACCCGATGCTTTTTTACTTGTGGGACACCCTTTTGGTAAAAAGCTTTTCGGTGAACATAACATGATTTATATGTTTGGACAGGATCACAAAGATCTTCGCCGTCAAATCGCTCCTAACTTCACTCCTAGGGCTCTCTCTACCTATACTGCATTGCAACAGATTATCATTCTCCAACACTTAAGGTCGTGGGAGCGTCTTTCCTCGGAATCGCCGGGGAAGCCGATTTCTCTTCGCCTTTTAGCTCGCGACATGAACCTAGAAACCTCTCAAACTGTTTTCGTGGGCAGGTATTTGTCTCATGAAGCTCGGGACAAGTTCAGAGACGATTATAATCTATTCAATCTGAGTTTAATGAAGCTCCGTTTGATCTCCCGGTTTGCGTT AAACGCCAGGCTGGCCGTTGAGCGATTAGTCGAAACCCTTGGTGATTGTGCTACTCAAAGTAAAAAGAGGATGTCTGAAGGAGATGAGCCTTCTTGTTTAATCGATTTTTGGATGCAAGAAACTGTTAGAGAAATAGCGGAGTCCAAAACGGCGCCACCTCGCTCTAGCGACGTAGAAATCGGCAGTTACCTCTTTGATTTTCTCTTCGCCGCTCAAGACGCCTCCACTTCATCGCTCCTCTGGGCGGTGACCCTCCTCGACTCTCATCCCGATGTTCTCCGTAGAGTTCGGGAGGAAGTATTAAGAATTTGGTCGCCGGAGTCGAATACTTTAATAAGCGCAGAGCAACTGAGGGAAATGAAGTACCTTCAAGCAGTGGCGCGTGAGGTTATAAAATATCGGCCCCCGGCGACGCTAGTACCGCACATTGCGATGAAGGATTTCCCGTTGACCGAGTCGTACACAATTCCCAAGGGCACGATCGTGTTCCCCTCGGTTTACGAATCATCTTTCCAAGGGTTCACGGAGGCGGACCGGTTTGAACCGGAGCGATTCTCGGAGGATAGGCAAGAGGAGGTGATTTTCAAACGAAACTACCTGGCTTTTGGTGCTGGGCCCCACCAGTGCATGGGCCAAAGGTATGCCTTGAATCATTTGGTGCTTTTCATTGCCATGTTCGTCACAGTGCTGGATTTCAAGCGGCACCGGACCGACAGCTGTGATGAAATCTTGTATTGCCCGACTATCTGTCCTAAAGACGGCTGCAGTGTCTTCCTATCTCAGAGGTGCCCACGTTATCCCAATCTCACTCTGAATTGA
- the LOC105767453 gene encoding uncharacterized protein LOC105767453 has product MSESWTTFQRGEDELREIEVLIISAQDLKNVKHLTKMRAYAVVYVEKDFHMAKTQVDEHGGTNPTRNQLVKVKFHAKLAEKDVLAAVNVDIYEHGHVREKPAGSARVLLCDVLKGGDASDPVDNPIQCLTVQVWRSSGRPQGLLCGFRQLGGS; this is encoded by the coding sequence ATGTCGGAAAGCTGGACAACATTTCAACGAGGGGAAGATGAGCTAAGAGAGATTGAGGTTCTCATAATCTCAGCTCAAGACCTCAAGAACGTGAAGCACTTGACCAAAATGAGAGCCTACGCGGTTGTCTACGTGGAAAAGGACTTCCACATGGCCAAAACCCAAGTGGACGAGCATGGAGGGACCAACCCCACAAGGAACCAATTGGTGAAGGTGAAGTTCCACGCCAAGCTGGCGGAGAAGGACGTGTTGGCGGCGGTGAACGTCGACATATACGAGCATGGGCACGTGAGGGAGAAGCCAGCGGGGAGTGCCAGGGTTTTACTTTGCGATGTCTTGAAAGGAGGGGATGCTTCGGATCCGGTGGATAACCCGATTCAGTGCTTGACGGTGCAAGTTTGGAGGAGTTCGGGTAGGCCACAAGGGTTGCTTTGTGGGTTCCGCCAACTGGGAGGTTCTTGA
- the LOC105769588 gene encoding 3-oxoacyl-[acyl-carrier-protein] synthase I, chloroplastic has translation MEALQASSLRASPLKPLQKPKLNIHFPNASRLVPRPTKKFSSITASSPTVSAPKREKDPKKRVVITGMGLVSVFGNDVDAYYDKLLAGESGIGLIDRFDASKFPTRFAGQIRGFSSQGYIDGKNDRRLDDCLRYCIVAGKKALEDADLGGDKLSKIDKERAGVLVGTGMGGLTVFSDGVQNLIEKGYRKITPFFIPYAITNMSSALLAIDLGLMGPNYSISTACATSNYCFYAAANHIRRGEAEMMIAGGTEAAIIPIGLGGFVACRALSQRNDDPQTASRPWDKDRDGFVMGEGAGVLVMESLEHAMKRGAPIIAEYLGGAVNCDAYHMTDPRSDGLGVSSCIERSLEDAGVSPEEVNYINAHATSTLAGDLAEINAIKKVFKNTSGIKINATKSMIGHCLGAAGGLEAIATVKAITTGWLHPSINQFNPEPSVEFDTVANKKQQHEVNVAISNSFGFGGHNSVVAFSAFKP, from the exons ATGGAAGCTCTTCAAGCCTCATCTCTTCGAGCTTCCCCTCTAAAACCTCTCCAAAAACCCAAACTCAATATCCATTTCCCCAATGCATCGAGACTCGTTCCCAGGCCAACCAAGAAATTCTCTTCCATCACCGCTTCATCCCCCACCGTATCTGCTCCCAAGCGCGAGAAGGACCCCAAAAAACGGGTCGTTATTACGGGTATGGGATTGGTTTCCGTTTTTGGGAATGATGTCGATGCTTATTACGATAAGTTGCTGGCTGGGGAAAGCGGGATCGGACTCATCGACCGGTTCGATGCTTCCAAGTTTCCTACCCGGTTCGCCGGTCAGATCCGGGGTTTCTCTTCTCAGGGTTACATTGACGGAAAGAACGATAGGCGACTTGACGATTGCTTGAGGTACTGCATTGTTGCAGGAAAGAAGGCTTTGGAAGATGCTGATCTCGGGGGCGATAAGTTATCCAAG ATCGATAAGGAGCGAGCTGGAGTGCTAGTTGGAACTGGTATGGGTGGTCTAACAGTGTTCTCTGATGGCGTCCAAAATCTGATAGAGAAAGGCTATAGAAAAATAACACCATTCTTCATTCCCTATGCTATAACAAACATGTCATCTGCCTTGCTAGCCATTGATCTTGGTCTCATGGGtccaaattattcaatttcaactgCTTGTGCTACCTCCAATTATTGCTTCTATGCTGCTGCCAACCACATCCGTCGAGGTGAGGCTGAAATGATGATTGCTGGTGGAACTGAGGCTGCAATTATTCCTATTGGGCTGGGGGGCTTTGTTGCCTGCAGGGCATTGTCTCAAAGAAATGATGACCCTCAAACTGCTTCAAGACCATGGGACAAAGACCGAGATGGCTTTGTTATGGGTGAGGGTGCTGGAGTATTG GTAATGGAAAGCTTGGAACATGCCATGAAAAGAGGTGCACCAATTATTGCTGAGTACTTAGGTGGAGCTGTTAATTGTGATGCTTATCATATGACTGATCCAAGATCTGATGGTCTTGGGGTGTCCTCATGCATTGAGAGAAGCCTTGAAGATGCTGGTGTGTCTCCTGAAGAG GTAAACTACATAAATGCACATGCAACTTCTACTCTTGCTGGTGATCTGGCTGAGATAAACGCTATTAAAAAGGTATTCAAGAATACATCTGGCATCAAAATCAATGCAACAAAG TCGATGATAGGGCACTGTCTGGGTGCAGCAGGCGGTTTAGAAGCCATTGCCACGGTGAAAGCCATTACCACGGGATGGCTGCATCCCTCCATAAACCAATTT AATCCAGAGCCATCAGTTGAATTTGACACTGTTGCCAACAAAAAGCAGCAGCACGAGGTTAATGTTG CAATCTCAAATTCATTTGGATTTGGAGGACACAACTCGGTGGTGGCATTTTCAGCCTTCAAGCCATGA